A genomic window from Cryobacterium sp. SO2 includes:
- a CDS encoding NADPH-dependent FMN reductase has translation MATYKIGYLIGSLASASINRTLSTALIKLAPAELEFTEIPIRDLPLYNSDYDADFPAAGRALKAAIDASDGILFVSPEYNRSIPGALKNAIDWGSRPWGTNSFARKPTGIIGASPGGIGTAVMQSSMRSVLSFLDAPQLNSPEAYIQFSADVFTPDGEVTNEGTRTFLRHYMEEYSAFVQRVLAANAPGHIGDDDPGSRK, from the coding sequence ATGGCAACTTACAAGATCGGCTACCTGATCGGGAGCCTCGCTAGCGCCTCCATCAACCGCACCCTGTCGACGGCCCTGATCAAGCTGGCCCCGGCGGAGTTGGAGTTCACCGAGATCCCGATCCGGGACCTCCCGCTGTACAACTCGGACTACGACGCGGACTTCCCGGCGGCCGGCCGGGCACTGAAGGCGGCGATCGACGCTTCCGACGGCATCCTCTTCGTGTCGCCGGAGTACAACCGGTCCATCCCCGGCGCGCTGAAGAACGCCATCGACTGGGGGTCGCGGCCCTGGGGCACCAACTCCTTCGCCCGCAAGCCCACCGGCATCATCGGCGCCTCACCCGGCGGCATCGGCACGGCCGTGATGCAGTCCTCGATGCGCAGCGTGCTGAGCTTCCTCGACGCGCCGCAGCTGAACTCGCCCGAGGCGTACATCCAGTTCTCCGCCGACGTCTTCACCCCGGATGGCGAGGTCACCAACGAGGGCACCCGAACCTTCCTGCGGCACTACATGGAGGAGTATTCGGCCTTCGTGCAGCGGGTGCTCGCCGCGAACGCGCCCGGGCACATCGGCGACGACGACCCGGGCTCCCGCAAGTAG